The DNA segment cctctcacgagcccctgtagatgcaccgccgccggacgaccatgaggacgccttcctgggacccatcacctccagctcttttgctcagcagcaacgctcggaccccgacctaaacggcctcatcgagtacctggaaggcaaggtttcttcaccccccgcttcattcaagcgaggactgtcttccttctgtgtgcagaatgaggtccttgtgaagaagaactttacagcgagaaAAACatcctacctccttgttgtacctacctgtctccgcgaagaagttctacaggcttcacacgacgagccgacagctggacatctcgcgTTTACTCGCacgctccgccgcattcaagacaagtattactggccgcgacaatctgccgatgtcgcacactatgtgaaaacctgacgagattgtcagcgacgaaagactgctCCCACaggaccagcaggatttctgcaccccattgaacctccctcaagggcctttcagcagatcgacatagacttgcttggcccttttccaacctcaacatctggaaataagtggatcatcatagcgaccgactacctgacccgctacgccgaggcgaaagccttaccgaacggaacagcagcagaagtcgccaaattttttgtggagcttaacggaataatggcgcataTCAAgggacaggacagcaggagagtacaaacacacacaagcgccaggcattcttcgacacggcgcccccgatgtgctctttacggacagaggaacagcattcacggcggaactaacgcaagccatcctgcgctacagccaaaccagccaacggaggacaactgcataccatccgcagaccaacggactgaccgagcgcctgaacaaaaccatcgccgatatgctcgctatgtatgtcgatgccgaacacaaaacctgggatgtcatcctgccttacgtcgccttcgcctacaacaccgcagtgcaggagaccacccagatgacgccttttagactcgtccatggcagggaggccatgaccacgctagacgccatgctgcccaacgtgacagaagaagggaacgtcgaccttgccgcctaccttcaacgcgcagaagaagctcgaaggcttgcacGATTaaggatcaaagatcagcagcggtccgacgccagacgctacaccCTACGAAGAAGCaccgcggaatacaagccaggagaccaagtctgggtgtggacgcccattcgccgccgtggattgagtgaaaagcttttgcgcccctatttcggcccgtacaaagttcttcgtcggctaggtgaactggattatgaagtaatccctgacgcaatgactgcatcccagcgacgccgcgtacgaccagaagtggtccatgtagtccgtctgaagccgtattatgcgcgctaaaggccgctgcatttccatgctctattttcgcaaaatcCGTTTTTTATTCTCTTACTAGTCGCGttatttcttttaatgcatcgggtcgatgcttctttgagaggggagtaatgccgcgaatatttgcagtgtttgttcgttttacaaatctgccgccacaccaccttatcgctttctttgcgacacaagacgcgactagatttatctcgattgatcgcagccaggaagagctgattctacgttttccggaatgttctagtaactttgcacgctttatctcgaaagttcgctatcagctttaaattgagcacggccgacagcggcgggcattctgttcgacgaccgccgggcACGCTtgccgcttcgccgccgccgagcgattcagtccattttgggtgcaagtcagcccaataaacagttttcttttagaagaccctttcgtccggcttcatcgctgcttcgactgccgtcaccacaacGCGACAATTTTGAGCATATAGAACATATGTCTCCAGTTTAAGCACTCATGTAGCCACACTTCATGAAAATGTTTTTCACGTAAGCTTACAAGCGCACTGCATGGCTTCATGAGCAAGGCATTGTCAATGGCTACACGATTAAACATAGGCACTCAAACAGCAGTAACCGCAACATTAACGCAGACACAGGCTATAAAAGTATGCAAGCAGACTATCCGTAGTTTCAAAAATTCATGCGGATGCTTGCTGGTTTGCAGGTACTATGGATGGGCAGATTTTTGTGAGAGCACAGCCCACCAACACAATTTTGTCTAGTGGAGAGTACCTGTGTCCCTGCTTGCATGCCACAATTAGTCCGTACAGCCTTCATGATAGTGTACTTATTCCGTACCAGACCAATCACCCGTTCAACATGAATTCGTACATTGGCAAGCCGTCTGGTCGTTTCCACTTCTAAAGCAGGAAGCTGCCTTTTGCCTTTAGTGAAGGCAGGAATGTGCAGTTTAGCGCAGTAGAGACCTAAAGTATCGGCTGTATCAGAACCTGTGTCTGCAAGGACAACGTCACCTTGTGTTAAAATATCTAAAATGCCACAGTCTTCAGTGATGTGTTTGTCACCTGTCCTGCCACCCCAGCCTTCTGAAATGAAGGGTATCACTCCTTGTGGGCAAATTCCAATAAGATACATTGAGGTATTGCTGCCCTTGTAGTTGGACCACGCCTCACCCCTTGCCTCAAGTGATGATGGCCTTTCAATCCTGATTTCAAAACACTCTATTATGACTGCCACCTTTGACGCAAAATAATCGAGGAATGCCTGTGGCATAGTCTTTTGAATCTCCTGTCTCGAAGTCCATATAATTTGCGATTTCAAACGCCGAAACGCTGCGTGCAGCAATTTGTCGAAAATTCTGCTCACTGTCGAGTCTTAAACACAGAAACGGTATCCAAGACCTTGCACAGGGAAATTCCACTTAAGCTTCATGGGGAACACAACAAATTCCTCAAACTTTCCAAGGCCATTTTGTGCAGTGTGCTTTACATGACATTCCACAAGCTCGCAAATAGCAAACAGCATGGGAAAGCTATTCAATCCCGTATAAAACGTAACCTTAGCGTCGTCACCATGAAATGATGACTCCGACATCtctagcttgttttttttttctgccgttgTGGCACGCAGCTCTGCAGCAAGTCGCTTGTTGTCTTCCTCAACAGCTTGGATGTCTTGTACAGTCATGGCAGTCTGTACTGCTATCTCTGCAACATGGGAAGTAAAATTATTGTTATTAGCTCTACAGGTTACACAAATTGTAGTATCTCACTTATGAGAAAGTTGTGTTTTGTGTGTTAACACCGACCTGCTCTCGACTCCAGGCGCAAGCTGCAGCTTTCGTGCGGCGGGTCATCTGCAGGCGTCACCTCTGCAGTGCATTCGTCCTCCGATGACTGGCGCGTCGCTGCATCGGCGATAGCTTTAGCGGCTGCTTTCTTCTGCCGCGCCTTCGTCCGTGCAAAACGGGCGGACATGCCAACAGCTGGTCTTTCGCCGGGCCCGTAACCCAGGTGCGGCGTCGGCGCCCAGTCCGTGTTCACGTCATCCATAAGGCCTGAAGGTCTTCCTGGAAAATTTAATGTTGGTGCCGTGCGCACAATGTTACACGCATTAACTCATTTTGCTACGAAGAACACCGTCTCAGCAAACACATAGGCGACGGCGAGGCTCGTGTACCACAGTTCATTACCAGCTGCAGCTGTCGCGGTAAACATCTCCGACAGCGACCGTATGTAGGCTTATGACAATCAATAAAGTTTACTTTTTCTTACCTGTGATAAACTTCCGACCGCATACGCGAACGTTGGCCAGGTTTTTCAATCCTTTCCGGTTGATCCGTGCGAGCCAAAGGCTTCGGCGCTTCTCCGAAAGGAGCTTCGTGCGCTCGCACTGCCAGCTAATCAGTTTCGGTAAACAGTGAAGTCCAACACCCGGCTGGGTGTTTGTTTTCTGCGCAGAAGACTTGCTTCTGCTTCCGCAGCCGAACGTGGCACACATCGGCATGATGACACCGCGCAGAATCAGAAATACGAACGCACGGACGGACCGCATCCCCTGTAGGTTTGCGTGGCTTGGCGCTCTGCGCCCGCGGTTCCGCTCAGTAGCTAAAGATGGCGACACGTATCCCAGAAGCCCTCGTATGTGACGTCCGTGAAAATTATGTATAGTTAAACCGCACcgaattttttgaagcgaaaaggttcactacgctaggtaaagcagtcttcgagTAGGCCAGAGAATAACCGTGAACGACCTTCAGCTAACGACTCGTAACCTTtccggcgtggttcgggtgttcaccgacatatgtgagacagttatcacgcggttttcttttctcaaaacgaattttcatttccatttcgGCGCCTGCAGTAAGCCGCAGCCTGTGTCAAATATGTACCACAAGCGGAAAAatgaaagtgaaaattggttttgggtgaaagaaaatggcgcagtatctgtctcacatataggcggacaccgcaaccgcgccgtaagggaaggtataaaggagggaatgaaagagcaaaggaagaaagaggtgccatggtggagggctccggaagagtttcgaccacttggggatctttaacgtgcgctgacatcacacggcacacgggcgccttagcgtttcgcctccatcgaaacgcagtgccgcggtcgggttcgaacccggaaatgCACGCGCTGTGTCCCCCTTTCCACTgccaacaataataataataattgatttttggggaaaaggaaatggcgcagtatctgtctcatatatcgttggacacctgaaccgcaccgtaagggaaggaataaatgagggcgtgaaagaagaaaggaagaagaggtgccgtagtggagggctccggaataatttcgaccacctggggatctttaacgtgcactgacatcgcacagcacacgggcgccttagcgtttttcatccataaaaacgcagctgccgcggtcgggttcgaacccgggaactcagaatcagtagtcgagcgccctaaccactgagccaccgcggcaggtaacaCTGCCAACGAGAATCTCAAATTGCTGCGCGTAGCAACAgtaacgtcactcgtgctccagaTGGAGCCAGTGCGCGCGTCAGCGGCACGCGCGGCGACGCTACTTCGTCAGACGTCTCGTTGCAGTCGAGTGAGTTGGATGGCTCCCAAGCGGCCCAGTGAGAAGCACCAAAGGAAGCCCGTTTTCCCAAAAGCAAACGCCAGAAAAAATTGagacactttggaaattctaaagtgtgCTCGGCGAAATCTGTGGCCATTCGACTGGGGTGACATGTGgaaaaaaatttggctgtggtttagctctggttaaccctagttgaaatGCAAGAGCTTCGATCGTTTCCTCGGCACATCGGCTACGCAGCGTCTCAGTCCGACGccctcgagaactcaaaccggtctcttccgcagttgaagagtcactccgcgacgtggcacgacttcttctaggcgcatcttcgttacgacgcttctcgactcgtgcggcgcgttcttctggcgttcCTTGAGCGCgatctctcttcctcgcttcgttctgtcgttgttgcctaTCTTTCgcgttctatatatatatatatatatatatatatatatatatatataccccatgaggccgccacggtggctgagtggttatggcgctcggctgctggcccgaaagagacacggtttcgatcccggccgcggcggtcgaatttcgatggaggtgaaattctagaggcccgtgtactgtgcgacgtcagtgcacgttaaagagccccaggtggtcgaaattcccggagcccttcactacggcgtctctcatagcctgagtcgctttgggacgttaaaccccaataaaccaatccaaaccaaacTTCCCGCGCGAGCCgaaacctcctctccctctaccccagcggagcacatctggtggagcgagcggagATGGcaacggcgtcgacggcggcgccatctgctggagcgcggctgcggcgtttatACGCTACTTCGACTCAAGGTCGTTCATCGGCCACGGCATATGGCATACGGCGGAAGAGCGCGacaagccgaaatggctcgcAGGCTGGTGTAGTAAAgcattcgctttaaaaaaataagACATGGGCATAGTCGGTCTAATGGCCACAGGGTTTCGCCGAACACACCCAATAAATTTCAAAGTGTCTCAATTTTTACCTCTCTGTTCCCTTTCACCCtctagataaatgtaaaacgccgtgttgtgcgtgCAGGCTACTTGCCTTCTATTTACAATCGACGATCGATGCCTGTAGCGGCTGCCTTCTGTCACTACAAAGCCATGTGTAGTTGCGTACAATATCTAATTCTTCTTTAACTACACCTCCGGCGTTTACGGCGCAAAAAAAAGGGTATCCGAACTATTTCTACTACTTATTAGAGTCCACTGCGTAAACGAGACAGCTTTTAATTACCCTTTTACAGTGGAATTCGATGCGCAACTAAACTcgtggctaataataataataattggtttttggggaaaggaaatggcgcagtatctgtctcatacatcgttggacacctgaaccgcgccgtaagggaagggataacggagggagttaaagatgaaaggaagaaggaggtgccgtagtggagggctccggaataatttcgaccacctggggatctttaacgtgcactgacatcgcacagcacacgggcgccttagcgtttttcctccataaaaacgcagccgccgcggtcgggttcgaatccgggaactccggatcagtagtcgagcgccctaaccactgagccatcgcggcgggtaaaaaaaatttattttctcgcGTTGGCCGTGTTCCATTTTTCGTCAGAGAGCAACAGCGCCGCTCTGTGGCGCCGCTGGACATTTCGCTGCCgcgaccgcaacgcagtgacatctgTCGCCGCTCACAGtcacaaccgaaccgacatccgcttccggtgtaTCGAAAAACCAGGTGTGGCCGCTGTGGCAGATTctcacgctttttattatgacacaaactcggaatacggaccgtGGACTAAGAATTCAGAGATCTTGCTTTGTCCAGAGTAGATGTTCGTTTATTTTTAGGTTTTTTTTCGGATATGATTTGACCGCTCATTAAGCTCCCGAAAGCATAAATTTCCTGTGtgccggcgtggtctagtggctagcaTACCTGGCTTTCAGACAGGagagccgggttcgaaccccggcgcCGGAGTTTGGTCTTaaggtgtaatggttagcactctggactttgaatccagcaatccgagttcgaatctcggtgggaccagcgtttttttttcgttgccgggttcaaaccccggtgtcggagtttggtctcatggtgtaatggttagcactctggacctTGAATCCAGCCATCCGAGTTCGAATCTCGCTCGGACCAGAGTTTTTTTtcgttccggggttcgaaccccggcgcCGGAGTTTGGTCTTATGGTGTAATGGTTACCACACTGGACTTTGAATCTAGGAatccgagttcgaatctcggtgggaccagcgtttttttttcgttcccgggttcgaaccccagcgTCGGAGTTTGGTCttatggtgtaatggttagcactctggactttgaatccagcaatccgAGTTCTAATGTCGATGGGACCAGAGTTTtcgttcccgggtttgaaccccggcgTCGAAGTTTgatctcatggtgtaatggttagcactctggactttgaatccaaCAATCCGAAttcgaatctcggtgggaccagcgtttttttcttcgttctcttTTTTGCCACATTTAGGTTGTTTGAGCGAATGCTTTCCAAAATAACTATAATTATTGTtcgaaacaagaaaaatattttcacagCCAAACTGTCAGCCGAGGTCGAAGTCCGTTACTATGTAAATCATCATAATTAGGTAATGGATTCACCAAACTGACTAATTAACATGTAACTATCACGGTCTGGTGGCTAGCGCCAAATTGAGTTTGAAGCGGCAGACAAGACGACGACACGTCTGCTTTTGAATCAAAGAATAAATACTTTGAAGGCCTGCAGCGGGATGAGATGCGGCGTCTTTTGCATACAAAGCGATAACTAATCGAATATGACACGCAAGAAACCCGGTAGAAACGCAGCGTCCATAGATGACCTGTTGCAGTGCCTACTGTGCCCAAATGGGACCGCGgcagctgtgtttcgatggaggcgaaacgctaaggcgcccgtgtgctctgcgatgtcagtgcacgttaaagatccccaggtggtcgaaattattccggagccctccactacggcacctccttcttcccttcttttttcactccctcccttgtcccttcccttagggcgcggttcaggtgtcccacgatatacgagacagatactgcgccatttcctttccccaaaaaccaattattatttatttatttcgggtCCTACAGTAAGCCGCAGTCTATGTCAACTGTCTACCACAAGCGGCCGCCAGGCGCATCAAGACCACGGTGTAACAATATGTTCAGGTGCTGACACTGTACACGGCGGTGCGGCCAGATCTTGTTCGCTCCTTTTTGTGCTTCTCCCGAACGCGAACAGATAGCGCCACACAATGAAGGTTTCTCTAGTTGCCGAGCTGCGGCGGCCGTTATGCAAATGTTTGGGCGCGTTCTCACGTGTCCTAAAATCTGGCTATCGAAGCGGATTCGCTCACCGGAAAACATgaacctgttctcatctgttgataCCTGGGCGAAGCGGaatcgccgcgccgctgctgtttctcgctttacCACACACTTCCCGGACACCACGCCACCGCTCGCGCCGTACACAGATATGGATAGAAAAGAGCACAAATCGacgctgtctgtgtaccataaccgtatacGCACGCTTAcgtacagtcgcggacagaataaaatggactaataccgcatttacacgggcgaccttaaccacagttaaggtaactacggttccccgtaactatagttagccgcgctcacacggcagacgaaactgcagttacgccacctaaccacagttacccaaaccgagcttgctgaccatcgtttgctaccttaaccgacaacatggcggcgcccgtggcagcagcaacatcgaacgactcgtcctcccagagttgtgtcatctggcttgaTTCAACAACCGCGACCCTGATACAGCCCTGATACACATCTGACACAGATCTGACcacgcgcaacgctcggatatatgctgtgattgtagcggaactgaacgccgggctgctgccgggacaaggcccatacaccagcaaacaagtgaagctgaaaatggaaaacctcaacaagaaatacggtaagtgcaacctttaccgaacgatgctcgtgccatcgggttcttggcgctgttctcgtagtgcagctgaactgcttaagtcagcctcgcatgtgcgacagtagcatgtgttgtcgctggagcaacgcgtcgattctcttcgccgtcgtcacacagttctggagtgtcgaagacgatcttgagaatgcattgttgaggtaataaggactcgagagtaatgtcctcaggcaggagcagcatacgcagcacttagaatctccgctcgtgcacgcgtgcacggcgctgcatgcaaacttcgtcttcctcgtttttatttgcaaattgcgagctgcagcgctgacagcattgctgtacgcgtcgctatttctgtccacctgctagagcaacaatgtagttaattgaatttctatatttatttcatatttctttaccaggcttcactgtttactagcagcatttgtgaagtagtatacacagtgcagcctgggaaagatttatgaaagaaataaatctagaaattaaccaagtaagatattgctggaatgacaatagttgaaccataatgcatagtcgtggcttcaattgcaaagcagcaactaacaggatgtagtttagccacattgcaaatgtaaattgcatgcattaatttcaccagtacctgtgcatatgcattagacacttatctatgaaattttattcttgcattgagaatTTGTACAATGAAGCTTAATCTactgagagaaatgctgtgatcacaaccttaaaatgattttttttagcaacacattaagtagctcacatcatttttatttgtctAGGCAGCTGCGATggacaggcacttcaactgggtcGCCTGGTGTCTCATTGATTTTCTACTGGCAGCTCCGAtttcctcggctgccttcccatcaacgatgatgggcgagtcgaggaaagtttagaggtaatttgtgatttataccattgcgtgtaatctgtcgttcagatcacttcagaattttattgctgctcatttctcagtgcggaacttatactcattataaaatgctggccaacaataggtaataaagaacagactcaagcagttgtgtaagccactcccacaaacatgggcgttggcctccacgtctacatttttgccttgtgctgttgttctttgtcatgaaacgtgaaccaacttgccaagcaactcccactgctcgtccagaaatccttgtttttttttctagcaattctacatatcggtagttagctgattgtctccccatatacttaatgttaccatgccagagaaaagaccgctttgttgtacaaggagttcaatgtgcattgctggtttaggttacgtcatttttatttcgggtgggaatcatgtcaaaaggcacacactgcggatggatacgacttaagtctctagtaagatgaagttatggtacgcaccagaatttcggtgcctttatttgtgtgatatattaatattgctagtgctgtatgacaattcatctttcacacctcTGCCTTTGCAGCctcaccttcatccttctctcttgtagatactcatcttcgtccattgattctattagcaactgggcttgaatactgtggagtaatacagcaacctgtggatcataaactgttattgcgaactgttgtttctctacagggacactgaagggaagtagcaaagagataataaatttctgtgatgtctgtaatgtccaagtaattcaataaaacaaagtggcgggctagttggtgattcatacttggaatgaacgacagcgCAAAAataaggacaaccacagaagagaagcgttctttgtgtcgtgtcctcttctgtggttgtccttttttgcgctgtcttcgttcgaggtatataagtaatatctgtattgtattgcgtttttgtctataagctctttgtgcatgctttctgtatttattgccatttcacataaaatactcaattgcaggttcagtgctgtctattccttctttctgtatcatcccatttttcgtgctgcttttaagccttgaatgataaaccaactgacccagcaatccttcctttggaaccattggacagattggtggggggggggggggggtgcagagtAAGCTACTCCCACAACCATGGGCATTATAACAATCTGGAGCGGAAATGccacttgcgtcttcaaatcgcaaCGCCTAGATGTGCCAGAGTTCGCACATCACTTTCCATGTACTTctgttcaactcaacctcatcagctcggtttacccttggtcaaccatgccccacatgcttgcaaatgtttaacatattgcttgttattgacattgatcagtttggtatactgtcttgttcagctgttgattcatttatttatttgtacatactgcgagccataactttggcccaagcagaagtggcacacaattataaaagccataaagccattagccgcaacagccacaagtcatttaaaggacataaaatccaacattcatcacaacaccaacactaggagccgtacaaaaattctccaactccttcacaaaatatttccagtcacataaacctaaaggaaggcgattgcactccgcaacagtattcaggaaaaaactgaactgaacccattggttcatgtgaaagttggggctaaggaatgctgatgtacatgtctggatcttcatatgtctatttagttatgttcaggaaaacaaaaatttgaaccgctgccttctttccagtttggccatcacaagtttgtgtttttctaatatattgtggaagcggatgattgcCCTCTTTTCTGAGATGATAACATGCTGACTTGTCtgtttcatcatgtgcagctgccagttgtcaatgaggcactggacggctcagaagtgctcctttcatgggaggacagcctgcctgaaggaagcagaagagacgacctcgcacaacttgcggccagctcTCCCATTtacagtgccagtgctgcagtacctgtactgcaaagcacaggcaacagcagtggcgacacaagcagagccagtgctggcgcGAGCAACAGTGCCACTGCAGGGGCAAGGAGCAGCgccggtgctggcacaagcgccaaaagaagggaaccccaaaagagccgccacaagcgacaaggatctgctatagagcagctagttgccgtccataaaagagaaagcgaggcagcagcaaaggctgaccacaaggcacacaaaatgcgcaagataatggtgcgccttcagaaggaagcgaatgccataaatgcaagcatggtgcagctgcttgcaaaatttctagacaacAATGAAAATAATAACTCGCTCAATAGAGAGTGATCAAaacagctggaagttatttgatattacagcatgtgagATGAAAGGtcttttactgctgaaagtttAGTGTTGtgcttgacaaggtaccaacaagttgctgattggcaatgtggcaacacgatggccagttatacacgaaaattataagcaatcagcaagtgatagaatagctgccaacacgcagaccacgtgacacaaacacaacaatgaaaaaggtagtacaatggcaatgaaacagcaacataaacagcagtgctcaacaagaatgaataATATAAAAATGGAAAGCTCATGCTGGCATTTTACTGCCGTCTGTGAGCAGaactgtttgaagaaagagatttgtttacaggaagtaatgaaatcttcattattagttcattagagatgcatgtaggtgaaggtttgtttgtcataaggaatactagtagttggtacgaaccacttcgttttgtagtttaacaagaaccaataattaacatcagctatataatgcaagactattttctgaaagcctggccacgacagcggcttttcaatggaggtgtaaagcaagacactcgtgtactgcgcaatgtcggtgcatgttaatgaaccccatgtggtcgaaaactctgcagcccttcactatggcataactcatagcccaagccgctttggaacgttaaaactccataaaccaaacctattttataAAGGACAtgtaggttacgaaaattacactagttgtaaccctcataaccttcaccccagtagggagtatgcatcatgtgcgtgcaatggtagccatttaaggtgagccgaacccagagtctgctccttcaataatgtgtgcGTAGCTCTGTTCAGGGCACTTTcctcttggtagaggtgtccttCTTAGCTGCTCTTGAGTTCCCCACGGTctgggttctagctcaaggcaaggtgcttggccagggcgcCCCGACAgccacacctgacgtctcttcccggttgcttgtgcacaccggctgaggccgcctgtcatcagcgctctgcaccacaccaaactagcttgaatcacagcggtcactaagctgctcacaaatgttgtacagcacacaaccagcacggatcacataactgacattgtggatgtcatactcaaggcccttcagcaccattctaaagtgtgccttgacacgtccaaaagcattttcg comes from the Amblyomma americanum isolate KBUSLIRL-KWMA chromosome 1, ASM5285725v1, whole genome shotgun sequence genome and includes:
- the LOC144114542 gene encoding uncharacterized protein LOC144114542, which encodes MDDVNTDWAPTPHLGYGPGERPAVGMSARFARTKARQKKAAAKAIADAATRQSSEDECTAEVTPADDPPHESCSLRLESRAEIAVQTAMTVQDIQAVEEDNKRLAAELRATTAEKKNKLEMSESSFHGDDAKVTFYTGLNSFPMLFAICELVECHVKHTAQNGLGKFEEFVVFPMKLKWNFPVQGLGYRFCV